The proteins below are encoded in one region of Deinococcus seoulensis:
- a CDS encoding LLM class flavin-dependent oxidoreductase, which produces MTNPSQSEFLWFLQLSRDGEFIGTKTKPPRKPTLAYLQSLISAAGEAGFEALLTATNYHSEHENYTAAVAALARSAPTDPALLIAVRPGMFHPAMYAKMLATLQNLFPGRVRLNIVTGSSPAENAMYGDNEDHGKRYERTREFMQILRQLWTAPPPQSFRSDLYAFENAVLDPAPVQPIPLYFGGASPVAQEIAADLADVYLMWGEREDMLAERLNQMRALEAKTGRRLRYGLRTHVIVRETEAEARAAAERLISRVDPEVRAAFVASHAHVDGVGQKRQIDMMKGLDADLMVEPGLWAGVGMARSGVGVALIGSPEQVAAKIRRYEDMGFSSFIFSGYPHEEEARRFGELVMPLLKGAQSEERAIHTDRVAPVA; this is translated from the coding sequence ATGACCAATCCTTCCCAGTCCGAATTCCTGTGGTTTCTGCAACTGTCCCGTGACGGCGAGTTCATCGGCACGAAAACCAAGCCGCCGCGTAAGCCCACGCTGGCGTACCTTCAGTCGCTGATCAGCGCGGCGGGCGAGGCGGGTTTCGAGGCACTGCTGACCGCCACGAACTACCACAGCGAACACGAGAACTACACGGCGGCCGTGGCGGCCCTGGCGCGCAGCGCGCCGACCGATCCGGCGCTGCTGATCGCGGTGCGGCCCGGCATGTTCCACCCGGCCATGTACGCCAAGATGCTGGCCACCCTGCAGAACCTGTTCCCGGGGCGGGTGCGGCTGAACATCGTGACGGGCAGCAGCCCCGCCGAGAACGCCATGTACGGCGACAACGAGGATCACGGCAAGCGCTACGAGCGCACGCGGGAGTTCATGCAGATCCTGCGGCAGCTGTGGACGGCCCCGCCGCCGCAGTCGTTCCGCAGTGACCTGTACGCCTTCGAGAACGCGGTGCTGGACCCGGCGCCCGTGCAGCCGATTCCGCTGTACTTCGGGGGGGCGTCTCCGGTGGCGCAGGAGATCGCGGCGGACCTCGCGGACGTGTACCTGATGTGGGGCGAACGCGAGGACATGCTTGCCGAGCGCCTGAACCAGATGCGGGCGCTGGAGGCGAAGACCGGCCGCCGGTTGCGGTACGGGCTGCGGACGCACGTGATCGTCCGTGAGACCGAGGCCGAGGCCCGCGCGGCCGCCGAGCGTCTGATCAGCCGCGTGGACCCGGAGGTGCGGGCGGCGTTCGTGGCGAGCCACGCGCACGTGGACGGCGTGGGCCAGAAACGCCAGATCGACATGATGAAGGGACTGGACGCGGACCTGATGGTCGAACCCGGCCTCTGGGCGGGCGTGGGCATGGCCCGCAGCGGCGTGGGCGTGGCCCTGATCGGCAGTCCCGAGCAGGTGGCCGCGAAGATCCGCCGCTACGAGGACATGGGCTTCAGTTCGTTCATCTTCAGCGGCTACCCGCACGAGGAGGAGGCGCGGCGCTTCGGGGAACTGGTCATGCCGCTGCTGAAGGGCGCGCAGAGCGAGGAGCGAGCCATTCACACGGACCGGGTCGCGCCGGTCGCCTGA
- a CDS encoding phosphate signaling complex PhoU family protein, translating to MLSITLEQLDAVRDANDRAEFAGLTARAETLEAETNALEREIEDLCLHAFAAGLTEQELAFHLMVFRSLSNLERVGDYAFTVARDLETFAPRARSATLQDVLPLVRLLSEMLERLAYAFAERDVNAARDVMRLDYEQVDALYEQMQRASLTRLLERPEDTSVALTASRMARNLERLGDHLVNVAERLEHVVTGLNPASN from the coding sequence ATGCTGAGCATCACCCTCGAACAACTCGACGCCGTCCGGGACGCCAACGACCGCGCCGAATTCGCCGGACTGACCGCCCGCGCCGAAACCCTGGAAGCCGAAACGAACGCCCTGGAACGCGAGATCGAGGACCTCTGCCTGCACGCCTTCGCCGCCGGACTGACCGAACAGGAACTCGCCTTCCACCTGATGGTGTTCCGCAGCCTGTCGAACCTCGAACGGGTCGGGGATTACGCGTTCACGGTCGCCCGCGACCTGGAGACCTTCGCGCCCCGCGCCCGCAGCGCCACCCTTCAGGACGTGCTGCCCCTCGTGCGCCTGCTCTCGGAGATGCTCGAACGCCTCGCCTACGCCTTCGCCGAACGTGACGTGAACGCCGCCCGCGACGTCATGCGCCTCGACTACGAACAGGTGGACGCCCTGTACGAGCAGATGCAGCGCGCCAGCCTCACCCGCCTGCTCGAACGCCCGGAAGACACCAGCGTCGCCCTGACCGCCAGCCGCATGGCCCGCAACCTCGAACGGCTCGGGGATCACCTCGTGAACGTCGCCGAACGCCTCGAACACGTCGTGACCGGCCTGAACCCAGCCTCAAACTGA